From the Oceanivirga salmonicida genome, the window GAATTTGAAAAAGAAAAAAACACAGAAAGGGTTGATATAATTGCTAATTAATGAAATTAAAGAAAAAAGAAACATGAAAAATTTTGCAATATTAACTACAATTTTTATTTTGCAATTTCTTATTTTACCAATATTGTTTTTTAAATTATATTATATTTCTTTTGTAATAAGTTTATTATTCCCAATATTGAATTTATACCTATTTTTTTATTTTGTAATTACTAAAACATATAATGAGAAAGTAGAAATAGTTAGGATAATACAGTATATATTGTTAACAGCTATAACAATATTTGCTTTAGAAATTGTATTTGGAATATTTTTTGCTATTATGGCTTTTATAATTCAAAATATTACTATAACTGGTATAGTAGGAATAATAATTTTAATAATTTTTTATGTAATATTTATGATAAGATTATTAAAATTAAAATTTTCTGCATTTAGTAAAGTTAAGAAACCAGATTTAGAAAAATTTTCAGATTATATGTGGAAAAAGAATAAAAATGTATATTATCTAATTATTTTAGTATTTATAATATTATATGCTATTCAAATGGTATATGGTATTTATGTGGTTTTGGACATATTTTTAGATATATCTAAAGATATTGATTTTTTTCCTTCAGAAATATTAAATTTAGATACAACTAATCCAGCTAATATGGAATTAATAATACAAGAAGCAGGAAATAAATTTATAAAATTATATTATTCTATGTTTAAAATTAAAATTTTAATTTTGTATATTCCTAGTATAATTTATTCATACATTAACTACTGTGTAAATGTAGACATATATGGAAGTTATTTAGAATTTGAAAAAGAAAAAAATATAGAAATTACTAAGTAAATTTTTAAGAAATGGAGAAAAAATGGTAATAGATGAGTTAAAAAAGGTTAAAAATATTAAAAATTTTGCAATATTAATGTCTGCATTAATTTTGTTAACATTAAGTGTACTTTTAGTATTTTATGAAATAATTAAAAATAATTATGTTTCAGATAATATTTATTTTTCTATAGTAATAATCTCATTAATGCTTTTAGTGGGAATAATTATGTTATACTTAAATTTCTATCTCATAATTAAAAAAACATACAATGAAAAGCTTAGTATAAACAGAATGGTTCGTTACGTATTATTATTAATATTGTGGGGATTGATAATAACAGTATCTGTATTTTTTATTTCAGTGGCATTGGCATATATAGTAGGTTTTTGGGGACTAGTTACAATATTAAATTTAAGTACCCAACCAATAATTATATATAAATCAATAGGATTAAGATTTTCTGCATATAGTAAAATAAAAATATCTGAATTAGAAAAATTTTCAGAATATATGTGGAGTAAAAATAAGAAAATGTATTATTTGCTTATTTTAATGCCTCTTATTATATCTATTCTTAATATGGCATATTCATATTATTTTATTTATGATATATTAGGTTCTGATTCATTTGATCCAGAATTATTAAATTCTAAAATATTTTTATTTAAAATATTTGTTCCATATTTAATTTATATACCATATAGTTATTTACAATATTGTATAAATGTAGATATATATGGTAGTTATTTAGAATTTGAAAAAGAAAAAAATATAGAAATTAGTGAGTAGGAGAGATATGGAGTTTTCAAGTAGAGTAAAAAATATGCAGTATTCGCCTGTAAGAAAGTTAGTACCATTAGCAGAAAAAGTAGCAAATGAAGGAGTTTTTGTTTATGGTTTTCATATAGGGCAACCAGATGTAAAAACACCTGATTCATTTTTTAATGGAGTTTTTGGTTACCAAGAAAAAATAGTTAAATATGCAAATTCACAAGGTATAAGTGAATTATTATATGCATTTGAACAGTCATATAAAAAGCATGGAATTAATCTTTCAAAAGATGAAATTATAATAACAAATGGTGGGAGTGAAGCGTTACAATTTGCAATAGCGGCTATTTGTAATCCTGATGATGAAATATTAGTTCCTGAACCATATTATTCAAATTATGATAGTTTTTTAAGAGTATCTAATGCAAAATTAGTTCCCATAGTTACAACAATTGAAAATGGTTATAGATTACCTAAAAAAGAAGAAATAGAAAAATTGATAAGTTCTAAAACAAAAGCCATTTTATTTTCTAATCCTTGTAACCCAACAGGAGTAATTTTAAATGAAGATGAAATGCAAATGATTAAAGAAATAGCATTAGAAAATGATATATATATAATATCAGATGAAGTATACAGACAGTTTATTTATGATAAAAATCAAAAGTTTACTTCTTTTATGAATATAGATGGCATAGATGATAGACTAATAATGGTAGATAGTATTTCAAAACATTACAGTGTTTGTGGTGCTAGAATAGGGACTTTTTGCGCTAGAAATAAAGATTTACTAAATCAAGTTTTAAAATTTTGTCAAGCAAGATTATCGGTTTCAACAATAGAACAATTTGCAACAGTAAGTTTGTTAAAAGGAATTGATTTATATATTGAAGACGTTAGAAAAGAATATAAAAATAGAAGAGATATACTTTGTGAGGAATTAAGTTTGATAGAAGGTGTTAGCATTTGTAGACCAAATAGTGCCTTTTATGTTTTAGCAAAGTTACCAGTAAAAGATATTGAAAAATTTTCAATTTGGTTGTTAGAAGAATTTAGGTATAATAATGAAACTTTAATGTTTGCTACAGGACCAGGATTTTATTCAAAAGAACATTATAATAATGGAATACAAGAAGCAAGATTTTCGTTTTGTTCATATAACTCAGAAGAAATAAAAAATGGGATAGAAGTATTAAAAATTGCCCTGAAAGAATATAGTAAATTGTCAAATGTTTAAAAAGTATTTTTTCTTTGCAATTTTACATAAAATATTGTATAATAGTGTGAATAGGTGAAGGTATGAAAAGAATTAATTTAAAAGTTAAAAATGAACAAGGTCTTCACGCAAGACCATCTACAAAGTTTGTTCAAATTACTCAAAAATATGAAGGTGATATAAAAGTTATTTTTAATGATGAGGAAGTTGATGCAAAAAATGTAATGGGGCTAATGCTTTTAGCAATATCTAAAAATGATGAATTTACAGTAGTTGCAAATTTAGATAATGAAATTTCTGAAAAAGAGGTTTTAGATGAACTAAAATATTTAGTCGAGGTCTTGAAATTTAATGAAATATAATAAAGGAGAGAAATAAGGGTATGAGCAATGTTAATTTTGAAGAACTTCTAGCAGAATATATTCCAAGTGATTACAAATCAGGATCTGTTATAGAAGATGCAATTATAGTGAGAAAGGATATGGACTATGGTTTCTTAGATATAAATAATAAACTTGAAGGTAGAGTAAGAGCTTTTGAAATAGAAGGTTATGAAGTAGGAGATAAAATATCAGTACAATTTATAAGAAGCGAAGATGATTTTATAATAGTTTCTAAATTAGCTTTAGATAGAACAAAAGAATTAGATAATTATAATGAATCAGACGTAGTTTCAGGAGAAGTAGTTAAAAAAATTAAAGGTGGATTTAATGTTAGAATAAAGAATAATAATGCATTTTTACCATTTTCACTATCCGCTGCAAGAGGTAACGAAATAGTTGGAAAAACTTTTGATTTTGTAATAAAAGAAAAAAGTAAAAAAGGATTAACAGTTTCAAGAATAGATTTCGTAAAAGAAAAAACTAATAAATTCTTAGAAACAGTTAATGTAGGAGATACTTTAAAAGGTACTGTTAAAGAAATTTTAGACTTTGGGTTAATTTTAGATTTAGGAGCTATGACAGGTTTAGTGCATATTTCAGAATTAAGTTGGAATCAAATCTCTAATATTAGAGAAACTTATAAAGTTGGTCAAGAATTAGAAGCAAAAGTTATAGAATTAAATGTAGAAAAATCAAAAATCAAATTAAGTGTTAAACAATTAGAAGAAGACCCTTGGTTAAAGATTAGAGAAAAATATACTATTGGAGAAAAAAGAACAGGAACTATAAAAGAAATCTTTGATTTTGGATTAGTAATAAATATAGATGGAACTAATGATGAAGGATTTATGCATATTTCAGATGTTTCATACAGAAAATTCTTCCAATTAGATAAATCATATAATGTAGGAGATTCAATAGAATTTTTCATCGAAAATATAAATGATGAAAAACAAAG encodes:
- a CDS encoding pyridoxal phosphate-dependent aminotransferase — its product is MEFSSRVKNMQYSPVRKLVPLAEKVANEGVFVYGFHIGQPDVKTPDSFFNGVFGYQEKIVKYANSQGISELLYAFEQSYKKHGINLSKDEIIITNGGSEALQFAIAAICNPDDEILVPEPYYSNYDSFLRVSNAKLVPIVTTIENGYRLPKKEEIEKLISSKTKAILFSNPCNPTGVILNEDEMQMIKEIALENDIYIISDEVYRQFIYDKNQKFTSFMNIDGIDDRLIMVDSISKHYSVCGARIGTFCARNKDLLNQVLKFCQARLSVSTIEQFATVSLLKGIDLYIEDVRKEYKNRRDILCEELSLIEGVSICRPNSAFYVLAKLPVKDIEKFSIWLLEEFRYNNETLMFATGPGFYSKEHYNNGIQEARFSFCSYNSEEIKNGIEVLKIALKEYSKLSNV
- a CDS encoding HPr family phosphocarrier protein; the protein is MKRINLKVKNEQGLHARPSTKFVQITQKYEGDIKVIFNDEEVDAKNVMGLMLLAISKNDEFTVVANLDNEISEKEVLDELKYLVEVLKFNEI
- a CDS encoding S1 RNA-binding domain-containing protein; translation: MSNVNFEELLAEYIPSDYKSGSVIEDAIIVRKDMDYGFLDINNKLEGRVRAFEIEGYEVGDKISVQFIRSEDDFIIVSKLALDRTKELDNYNESDVVSGEVVKKIKGGFNVRIKNNNAFLPFSLSAARGNEIVGKTFDFVIKEKSKKGLTVSRIDFVKEKTNKFLETVNVGDTLKGTVKEILDFGLILDLGAMTGLVHISELSWNQISNIRETYKVGQELEAKVIELNVEKSKIKLSVKQLEEDPWLKIREKYTIGEKRTGTIKEIFDFGLVINIDGTNDEGFMHISDVSYRKFFQLDKSYNVGDSIEFFIENINDEKQRISLSAKRVLDEKWENIESIMQEGNKIKAKIVFMQEYGMFVELENKLEAFVRRNEYAWLKEELPELHEGDEVDVVILSIDKEERKIAASIKELVVSPWLEAHEKYAIGDFADVVITNVLENAYLAELTPRFKGLIPKREATEELNVGDNVKVLVIDSNGSKSSIILSVKKVKEVEEKEELSELMETYGV